Proteins encoded by one window of Armatimonadota bacterium:
- a CDS encoding response regulator codes for MSRPLNVLLLEDNATDAEFILRALTDSGFEVVSNRVENEADFVAALSPDLDVILADYSLPQYNGLEALKVLREMAFDTPFIFIAGAIGESLAVEAIRLGAADYLLKNSLTRLGQAVSQATQNRQLRQARRHAEDALRRAKAELELRVQRRTAELNAANEKLTEEIRERNWLDSVLKQSEHRHRMLARAANDALWDRDLTTQELVWSEGYTALFGYDTTESAVTLSQHIDRIHPEDRDRIIKSLNDFVQARGTYWTEEYRYHCADERVAHVLDRGYLVTEDGGEPVRMVGAITDMTHRRRADEAMAELERRATLEEAVGTAITSSHALRPMLQNCAQAVAEHFGAARVRIFTCDVAASMLNLEISEGSAPDPPGEQHVPIGRFAVGRVAQDRKPIMASTVSADQDSCDAEWAQREGISAYAGYPLIVERELVGVLEVFSRTPMTVMRFEALAAAADGIALAIDRSHNVRQLSEQSEALAKALKDAENASRMKSDFVATMSHEIRTPLNGIVGAATLLNGTPLSEEQRGFMQMLQTSAESLLEIVNDILDFSKIEAGKLQLESAPFSFAEMVANSTAMMATRAEEKRLDLVLRVSPAMPTALRGDSARMRQILLNLISNAIKFTEVGHVFVNVDVEDDQGDRITVVTRVEDTGIGIAPEKLDHIFDMFTQADSSTTRQFGGTGLGLAICRQLVQLMGGEITVSSTVGQGTAFAFTLTLPVAERSFEPAPIPLELANARVLLVGENALHRRVVREIITGRGLRTSECEAISDCADSAIRAAHDGDPFTVVVADTSRRTETLGEILEAVQSAGVSMAVVALSSRSAQHNERYSGHANVVAVPMPIVPEALFDAMARAFQAAHPTSGSAELSSAELTELAGGLPPVVVAPPVQAPVVAAPATIAASILVAEDNMVNQQVARRMLEKLGCTVDLVSNGKDAVTALGEKHYDAIFMDCQMPVMDGYEATAEIRRIQADTGLHVPIIAITANSMKGDKENCIAAGMDSYISKPIREQELRDALNLHAPHLFETAAAPTEIESVPEPEPAGMPAAPLPEAMSVEPEFVRSLMPLVESECPALCNGLRRSARTGDAEGVRRIAHQIKGTALMLNAYRFADVAAKLEDMGRRGNLSGVDGLLNELDHEYDVLHDALEKYAATA; via the coding sequence ATGTCACGACCGCTGAATGTACTGCTGCTGGAAGATAATGCCACCGACGCGGAGTTTATCCTCCGCGCTCTCACCGATTCCGGGTTCGAAGTGGTTTCAAACCGCGTTGAGAACGAAGCCGACTTTGTGGCTGCGCTTTCGCCTGATCTGGATGTCATTCTGGCGGACTACAGCCTGCCGCAATACAACGGGCTGGAGGCGCTGAAGGTTCTGCGCGAAATGGCGTTCGACACGCCGTTCATCTTTATTGCAGGGGCGATTGGAGAGTCGCTGGCTGTGGAAGCCATCCGGCTTGGCGCGGCGGACTACCTTTTGAAAAACAGTCTTACGCGCCTGGGTCAGGCCGTCTCGCAGGCTACGCAGAACCGCCAACTGCGTCAGGCACGTCGCCACGCCGAAGATGCCCTGCGTCGCGCCAAGGCCGAGCTGGAACTCCGCGTACAGCGTAGAACCGCAGAACTGAATGCGGCCAACGAAAAGTTGACGGAAGAGATTCGCGAGCGTAATTGGCTGGACAGCGTTCTCAAGCAGAGTGAGCACCGGCATCGGATGCTGGCCCGAGCTGCAAACGATGCACTGTGGGATCGTGACCTCACCACGCAGGAACTGGTATGGAGTGAGGGATACACCGCGCTGTTCGGGTACGATACCACTGAGAGCGCGGTAACGCTTTCGCAGCATATCGATCGCATTCATCCGGAAGATCGTGATCGCATTATCAAGAGCCTGAACGACTTTGTGCAGGCTCGCGGTACCTACTGGACGGAAGAGTACCGATACCACTGCGCGGATGAGCGTGTGGCGCATGTGCTGGACCGCGGCTACCTGGTCACTGAAGATGGCGGTGAGCCGGTGCGTATGGTCGGTGCAATAACCGACATGACGCACCGACGCCGGGCCGATGAAGCGATGGCCGAACTGGAGCGCCGAGCCACATTGGAAGAAGCCGTGGGCACCGCAATCACCAGCAGTCATGCTCTGCGGCCCATGCTTCAGAACTGTGCGCAGGCGGTGGCGGAGCACTTTGGCGCCGCACGTGTTCGCATCTTCACGTGTGACGTTGCAGCATCCATGCTGAATCTTGAGATCAGCGAAGGCAGCGCACCCGATCCACCGGGTGAGCAGCACGTTCCAATCGGGCGATTTGCAGTAGGACGAGTTGCACAGGATCGCAAGCCGATTATGGCGTCCACCGTGTCTGCCGACCAGGACAGTTGCGATGCCGAATGGGCACAGCGCGAAGGCATTAGCGCCTATGCCGGCTATCCACTGATTGTGGAGCGTGAGCTGGTCGGAGTACTGGAGGTATTCAGTCGCACTCCGATGACGGTGATGCGGTTTGAAGCGCTGGCGGCTGCAGCTGACGGTATCGCCCTTGCGATTGATCGCTCCCACAACGTGCGCCAGCTTTCTGAGCAGAGTGAAGCACTCGCCAAGGCGCTTAAGGACGCGGAAAACGCCTCCCGGATGAAGAGCGACTTCGTGGCCACTATGAGCCACGAGATTCGCACGCCGCTCAACGGAATTGTTGGCGCTGCCACGCTGTTGAATGGTACGCCCCTGAGCGAGGAGCAGCGCGGATTCATGCAGATGCTGCAGACGTCTGCGGAGTCACTTCTCGAGATCGTCAACGACATCCTGGATTTCTCCAAGATCGAAGCCGGAAAGCTGCAGCTGGAATCGGCGCCATTCAGCTTCGCTGAGATGGTGGCCAACAGCACCGCCATGATGGCCACGCGGGCCGAAGAAAAGCGACTGGACCTCGTTCTGCGCGTTTCACCGGCTATGCCCACGGCCCTCCGTGGAGACAGCGCCCGCATGCGCCAGATTCTACTGAACCTGATCAGCAACGCCATCAAGTTCACCGAGGTCGGTCACGTCTTCGTGAACGTGGACGTGGAAGATGACCAGGGCGACAGAATCACCGTGGTGACGCGTGTGGAAGATACCGGCATCGGTATTGCACCGGAGAAGCTGGATCACATCTTCGACATGTTCACGCAGGCCGACAGTTCCACCACTCGCCAGTTCGGCGGTACGGGCCTCGGTCTCGCGATCTGTAGGCAGCTGGTCCAGTTGATGGGTGGCGAGATTACCGTGAGCAGCACGGTGGGGCAGGGCACGGCATTCGCATTCACGCTGACGCTGCCCGTGGCGGAGCGAAGTTTCGAGCCGGCGCCGATACCGCTGGAGCTGGCGAACGCGCGCGTCCTGCTGGTGGGCGAAAACGCCCTGCACCGCCGGGTGGTTCGCGAGATCATCACCGGCCGTGGCCTTCGGACCTCCGAATGCGAGGCGATTTCCGATTGCGCCGACTCTGCGATCCGAGCCGCTCACGATGGTGACCCGTTCACCGTTGTGGTGGCCGACACATCGCGTCGGACGGAGACGCTCGGCGAAATCCTCGAGGCTGTTCAGTCCGCCGGTGTCTCGATGGCGGTGGTTGCGCTGAGTTCACGTTCGGCGCAGCACAATGAGCGCTACTCCGGCCATGCGAACGTGGTCGCCGTGCCGATGCCGATTGTGCCCGAAGCTCTCTTCGACGCCATGGCGCGCGCCTTCCAGGCAGCACATCCCACAAGCGGTTCGGCGGAACTCTCGTCGGCAGAGCTTACCGAACTGGCCGGCGGTCTGCCGCCGGTGGTGGTCGCGCCTCCGGTACAGGCGCCCGTCGTGGCGGCGCCGGCCACCATTGCCGCCAGCATCCTGGTCGCCGAAGACAATATGGTCAACCAGCAGGTGGCGCGGCGTATGCTGGAGAAGCTCGGCTGCACCGTCGATCTCGTCAGCAACGGCAAGGACGCCGTGACGGCGCTGGGTGAGAAGCACTATGACGCGATCTTCATGGATTGCCAGATGCCCGTGATGGACGGATATGAGGCCACCGCGGAAATCCGGCGCATCCAGGCCGATACGGGCTTGCATGTGCCGATCATCGCGATCACGGCGAACTCGATGAAGGGTGACAAAGAGAACTGTATAGCTGCCGGTATGGATAGCTACATTTCGAAACCCATCCGCGAGCAAGAGCTGCGTGACGCGCTGAACCTTCATGCGCCACATCTGTTCGAGACCGCCGCCGCCCCAACCGAGATCGAGTCGGTACCGGAGCCGGAGCCTGCGGGTATGCCGGCCGCGCCACTACCGGAAGCGATGAGCGTTGAGCCGGAGTTTGTGAGGTCGCTGATGCCGTTGGTGGAGAGCGAGTGTCCGGCGCTGTGCAACGGCCTACGCCGCTCGGCGCGTACGGGCGATGCCGAAGGTGTGCGCCGAATCGCACACCAGATCAAGGGCACAGCCCTCATGCTGAACGCCTACCGGTTTGCCGATGTGGCCGCCAAGCTGGAAGACATGGGCCGGCGCGGCAATCTGAGCGGCGTCGACGGCCTGTTGAATGAACTGGATCATGAGTACGACGTCCTGCACGATGCACTGGAGAAGTACGCGGCTACCGCATAA
- a CDS encoding PAS domain-containing protein: MTVRSESSATLARQGFKTPFAPFESAFLSAPVATLFTDGAGLVTAANRAAGAIFQSLPHRLVSRSMQALFHPDSEPLLGAALAEQQRSEKPVTVTARTMLGVSVRVTVQDCSEAGHNVAAWYLVADDSTVQQSVAAGALQLEALHDIDQPVLASDLQGRLTFANTSALALLRQPYDAALAGRTAEAIVAAETAEMIRRVEVEVAESGQPQRDVQEAWELAGGDRYQLVVRRAPLRNAVGKVTGVVTFLRHAGAERLGWQQSLDSDQVLAAFAAQAPAIVWVTDRDLTMISAFGTGLRASGVPSEDLIGRSMADIIGISEDAPTAMAAHRRALAGDTVGYEIEWQGQYYHCQVDPLRDSLQQITGVVGAGVDVTALRRASAVSEDERNLLRTLIDNLPDLIYVKDVTGRYMVTNEAHRAMTGPEPAIGRSDFELMPYALAAAGQVDEQQVLTTGEARHSEGPAVDCHGQWRWMASMRCPLRDADGQVIGIVGVNRDITDRKKADAERQDLLCREQLARAEAERATEQERHLRSITDTALAQLPLDELLAELLRRIREILNIESLAVLLGAADTDIYEVKGTLGYSGAMGQRLGANRTVTSEDLAEDSRTLVGLCSAIQNAAGEPRFAHVELKAEGRCIGLLRVGSRTASGYSAEDDELLQLVADRLALAIDRTRLYQALQEELAQKMAAERTIRRMNADLEARVKQRTRELDVAVKDLEDYSYMVSHDLAAPLRAIDNFAKIIDDDHGADLSDDAKGCLERVRRNADHMGNLLKDLLEFSRTSRQAIKLQPVAIDEMVRNIVADQVAGAMGTSAAFQIGQLPVCQGDPTLLQMVFTNLIVNAIKFSSKVKQPQIAIDTVQQADDATETIFFVRDNGVGFNMKYAAKLFKVFQRLHSVEQFPGTGAGLAIVHKIVTRHGGRIWAEAEVNAGACFYVAIPKGTAVPGSSAQETEA; encoded by the coding sequence GTGACCGTACGCTCAGAGAGCTCGGCAACGTTAGCGCGCCAGGGTTTCAAGACGCCGTTTGCACCCTTCGAGTCAGCCTTTCTCAGCGCACCTGTCGCGACACTTTTTACCGATGGCGCCGGCCTGGTGACCGCTGCCAACCGTGCCGCAGGCGCCATCTTCCAGTCTCTGCCGCATCGGCTGGTCTCGCGCTCCATGCAGGCTCTGTTTCATCCGGATAGCGAGCCGCTGCTGGGCGCAGCCCTGGCCGAGCAGCAGCGCAGCGAAAAGCCCGTAACCGTTACTGCCCGTACCATGCTGGGTGTATCGGTACGAGTAACGGTGCAGGATTGCTCGGAAGCGGGCCACAACGTGGCGGCCTGGTACCTGGTGGCGGATGATTCAACTGTACAGCAATCCGTCGCGGCCGGAGCGCTCCAACTCGAAGCCCTTCACGATATCGATCAACCGGTTTTGGCATCCGATCTTCAGGGTCGACTGACATTCGCCAACACCTCTGCTCTCGCCTTGTTGCGGCAGCCGTACGATGCTGCATTGGCCGGACGTACCGCGGAGGCGATTGTCGCCGCCGAAACGGCCGAAATGATCCGCCGGGTCGAGGTCGAGGTGGCGGAGTCCGGACAACCTCAGCGCGACGTGCAAGAGGCATGGGAGTTGGCCGGTGGTGACCGCTATCAGTTGGTGGTTCGAAGAGCGCCATTGCGCAACGCGGTGGGCAAAGTAACCGGCGTCGTCACGTTCCTCCGTCACGCAGGCGCCGAACGGTTGGGTTGGCAGCAGAGTCTGGACAGCGACCAGGTGTTGGCTGCCTTTGCTGCACAGGCCCCCGCCATTGTATGGGTAACGGACCGCGATCTGACGATGATCTCGGCTTTCGGCACGGGTCTGCGCGCCTCCGGCGTGCCATCTGAGGACCTGATTGGCCGATCAATGGCCGATATTATCGGCATCTCGGAGGATGCTCCAACTGCAATGGCCGCTCACCGGCGTGCTCTGGCGGGTGATACGGTTGGGTACGAGATCGAGTGGCAAGGTCAGTACTATCACTGCCAGGTGGATCCGCTCCGCGACTCTTTGCAGCAGATTACCGGCGTTGTAGGCGCGGGAGTGGACGTCACCGCTCTGCGCCGTGCCTCAGCCGTGAGCGAAGACGAGCGCAACTTGCTGCGGACGCTCATCGATAATCTTCCGGACCTCATATATGTAAAGGATGTCACCGGGCGATACATGGTGACGAACGAGGCTCACCGTGCGATGACCGGACCTGAGCCGGCAATTGGCCGTTCCGATTTCGAATTGATGCCGTACGCCCTGGCCGCGGCAGGGCAGGTCGACGAGCAGCAGGTGCTGACCACCGGTGAGGCACGTCACTCGGAAGGACCTGCCGTTGATTGTCACGGCCAATGGCGGTGGATGGCTTCGATGCGGTGCCCACTGCGAGATGCAGATGGCCAGGTGATAGGAATTGTTGGTGTCAACCGCGACATCACCGACCGGAAGAAGGCAGACGCGGAGCGGCAGGACCTGTTGTGCCGCGAACAGCTTGCCCGTGCCGAGGCGGAGCGTGCTACAGAGCAGGAACGACATCTGCGTAGTATCACCGATACCGCTTTGGCGCAGCTGCCACTGGACGAGCTGTTGGCTGAACTGTTAAGACGCATCCGCGAAATCCTCAACATCGAGAGCCTTGCAGTGCTGCTGGGCGCGGCCGACACCGACATCTACGAGGTGAAGGGAACGCTTGGCTACAGCGGGGCCATGGGACAGAGGCTAGGGGCAAACCGCACCGTTACTTCAGAGGACCTTGCCGAAGATTCCCGTACGCTCGTGGGACTTTGCTCGGCCATTCAGAATGCGGCCGGCGAACCGAGGTTCGCGCATGTGGAGTTGAAAGCCGAAGGACGGTGCATCGGTCTGCTGCGCGTTGGCTCCCGCACGGCATCCGGCTACTCGGCCGAAGATGACGAGCTGCTTCAACTGGTGGCAGACCGATTGGCGCTGGCCATCGACCGAACACGCCTCTACCAGGCCCTACAGGAGGAACTCGCCCAAAAGATGGCTGCCGAACGTACGATCCGGCGGATGAATGCCGATCTGGAGGCCAGAGTGAAGCAGCGCACTCGCGAGTTGGATGTCGCCGTAAAGGATTTGGAGGACTACAGCTATATGGTCTCGCACGATCTCGCCGCTCCGCTGCGCGCGATCGACAACTTTGCCAAAATCATCGATGACGACCATGGCGCAGATCTCTCGGATGACGCCAAGGGGTGCCTTGAGCGCGTACGCCGCAACGCCGATCATATGGGCAACCTCCTCAAGGACCTGCTGGAGTTCTCGCGCACCAGTCGTCAGGCGATAAAGCTGCAGCCGGTAGCCATTGACGAGATGGTGCGCAACATCGTTGCCGATCAGGTGGCCGGAGCCATGGGGACCAGCGCCGCATTTCAGATCGGCCAGCTTCCCGTCTGCCAGGGCGATCCAACCCTACTGCAAATGGTCTTTACCAATCTCATCGTGAACGCCATCAAGTTCTCGAGCAAGGTGAAGCAACCACAAATTGCGATTGACACCGTACAACAGGCTGATGATGCAACGGAGACAATATTCTTCGTGCGCGACAACGGCGTGGGCTTTAACATGAAGTACGCCGCCAAGCTTTTCAAGGTGTTTCAGCGCCTTCACAGCGTCGAGCAGTTCCCCGGCACCGGCGCAGGGCTGGCTATCGTCCACAAGATAGTCACCCGTCATGGTGGCCGCATTTGGGCCGAAGCCGAAGTGAATGCCGGCGCCTGCTTCTATGTGGCCATACCCAAGGGTACGGCTGTACCGGGCAGTTCTGCACAGGAAACCGAAGCCTGA
- a CDS encoding response regulator transcription factor: MPNIRVVIAEDTTLVRQLLAHQLAAEGDIHVVGEAPDGRVAVELADQLRPNVVLMDLDMPVLNGAQATEKIAARVPQSRVLLLTSHSELASIGRAAGAYDCLDKGCTRQELVAAIRRAYAASVAVDASDASAPDHQVAIERLANRAGLSPRERVVVEKAVTTEYTIQQIANRLSQELKTAVTESSVKHALDRGMVKLNIEPKTRYALVRHVLEFEDELGRQRRA, translated from the coding sequence ATGCCAAACATTCGCGTTGTAATAGCCGAGGACACGACACTGGTCCGGCAGCTGCTTGCGCATCAACTGGCGGCTGAAGGCGATATCCACGTGGTCGGTGAAGCGCCGGACGGCCGTGTGGCTGTAGAACTGGCTGACCAGCTCCGCCCGAACGTGGTGCTGATGGACCTGGATATGCCGGTGCTGAACGGAGCGCAAGCTACCGAAAAGATCGCGGCGCGGGTGCCGCAAAGCCGCGTGCTTCTACTGACCTCACATAGTGAACTCGCCTCTATTGGCCGCGCTGCCGGCGCGTACGACTGCCTTGACAAAGGCTGTACACGCCAGGAGTTGGTTGCCGCAATCCGCCGAGCTTATGCCGCGTCCGTGGCTGTAGATGCCTCCGACGCCTCGGCCCCAGATCACCAGGTGGCGATCGAGCGGCTGGCAAACCGCGCCGGGCTGAGCCCAAGAGAGCGCGTGGTTGTGGAGAAGGCGGTCACCACGGAATACACGATACAACAGATTGCCAATCGGCTCTCTCAGGAACTGAAGACGGCCGTTACCGAGTCGTCTGTGAAGCACGCGCTCGACCGTGGCATGGTCAAACTGAACATCGAACCGAAAACGCGGTATGCGCTGGTACGCCACGTGCTTGAGTTTGAGGATGAACTTGGGCGGCAGCGCCGCGCGTGA
- a CDS encoding type II/IV secretion system protein: MAQAAIRLTSGRLAELLIEDEIIDSHQLERAEEYQRQTGTFLGQALVSLNVATPQVLGDYLEAATGFPYVCLADRVVDATASQLIPERIARRKQVLAFAESRDALEVAMADPLDLDTVDDLRLRLNRPIVQYLALESDLQDAINRVYDIRGKAQSALDEINIISTVEAELSPDELADLAEDAPIVRLVNGIVQAAVTSGASDIHIEPQEDTVRVRFRQDGLLYEQMTIPRQHVPAVVSRIKIVSGMNIAERRRPQDGRFAFSTEDGVDFDLRVSIMPVKWGEKVVMRVLAKSSAFASRDRLGLFPEQQEQFDRFLKRPHGIILVTGPTGSGKSTTLFAALNLLNDSSRNVNTIEDPVEYELRGVNQMQVVPQIGVTFAAGLRTLVRQDPDVIMVGEIRDGETAEIAIQAALTGHLVLSTLHTNDAPSSLTRLQNMGVEPFLISSAMVGVVGQRLLRTICTNCKEEMQATRAMVEALDLPVKGNKLPMLAHGKGCHKCGQRGMKGRTAVYEITPMSDALRELVLKRADGAQLRGQAIAEGMITMRESARRKVLAGVTTPEEVARVLFAEE; the protein is encoded by the coding sequence TTGGCACAGGCAGCAATACGACTGACGAGCGGCCGGCTGGCGGAACTGTTGATCGAAGATGAGATCATCGATTCGCATCAGCTGGAGCGCGCCGAAGAGTATCAGCGACAAACCGGCACATTCCTGGGCCAGGCGCTGGTAAGCCTCAACGTCGCGACACCACAGGTGCTCGGCGATTACCTGGAGGCCGCCACCGGGTTCCCCTACGTCTGTCTCGCCGACCGTGTGGTGGACGCGACTGCATCACAGTTGATCCCAGAGCGCATCGCGAGGCGCAAACAGGTGCTGGCGTTTGCCGAGAGCCGGGACGCCCTTGAAGTGGCGATGGCCGATCCACTGGATCTGGACACCGTTGACGACCTTCGGCTAAGGCTGAACCGGCCTATTGTGCAGTATCTGGCTTTGGAGTCGGACCTGCAAGACGCGATCAATCGCGTTTACGATATTCGTGGCAAGGCGCAGTCGGCACTCGACGAGATCAATATCATCTCGACGGTTGAAGCGGAGCTCTCTCCCGACGAACTCGCCGACCTGGCTGAAGATGCGCCTATCGTCCGCCTGGTGAACGGAATCGTACAGGCTGCCGTCACGTCCGGAGCCAGCGACATCCACATCGAACCACAAGAAGATACGGTCCGCGTGCGGTTCCGCCAGGACGGTCTGCTGTACGAACAGATGACGATCCCGCGACAGCACGTGCCGGCGGTGGTCTCGCGCATCAAGATTGTTTCCGGCATGAACATCGCCGAACGCCGGCGGCCGCAGGATGGCAGGTTTGCGTTCAGCACGGAGGACGGCGTCGACTTCGACCTCCGCGTCTCCATTATGCCGGTCAAGTGGGGCGAGAAGGTGGTTATGCGCGTTCTCGCAAAATCGAGCGCGTTCGCCAGTCGCGACCGGCTCGGGCTGTTCCCGGAACAGCAAGAACAATTTGATCGGTTCCTCAAACGGCCGCATGGCATCATCCTGGTGACGGGTCCCACCGGGTCCGGTAAGTCCACGACCCTGTTTGCGGCGCTCAATCTGCTGAACGACAGCAGCCGGAATGTGAATACCATTGAGGACCCGGTGGAGTACGAGCTGCGCGGCGTCAACCAGATGCAGGTGGTGCCGCAGATCGGCGTCACGTTTGCGGCGGGCCTTCGCACACTGGTACGTCAAGATCCCGATGTGATCATGGTAGGCGAGATTCGTGATGGTGAGACCGCCGAGATTGCCATTCAGGCTGCGCTCACCGGACACCTGGTGCTCTCCACGCTGCACACCAACGATGCACCCAGTTCATTGACACGCCTTCAGAACATGGGCGTGGAACCGTTTCTTATCAGCTCCGCGATGGTCGGTGTGGTCGGGCAGCGCCTTCTTCGTACAATCTGCACCAACTGCAAGGAAGAAATGCAAGCCACACGAGCGATGGTTGAGGCGCTCGACCTGCCCGTAAAGGGCAACAAGCTGCCAATGCTGGCGCACGGAAAGGGCTGCCACAAATGTGGGCAGCGTGGAATGAAGGGCCGAACTGCCGTATACGAAATCACCCCGATGTCGGACGCACTTCGCGAGCTGGTGTTAAAGCGCGCCGATGGAGCGCAGCTGCGGGGCCAGGCTATAGCAGAAGGAATGATTACAATGCGAGAGTCGGCGCGCCGCAAGGTACTCGCCGGTGTTACGACGCCGGAAGAGGTCGCGCGCGTCCTGTTTGCCGAGGAGTAG
- a CDS encoding type II secretion system F family protein translates to MPNYQYTARDLAGKMTSGSLPAGDVAEVRTLLRNKNLYLTTVREQAGPIEQRPAGLFQRRKVKLKDMVVMSRMLATLVRAGLPIVECLSAVSSQTENIALANALKQVRVDVLSGMTLADSLKKHPKIFNETYCSLVVAGETGGVLDQTLEVAATQFDKEADLRDKVKAAFVYPIIVFIASILVVMFMLVFIVPVFAKVYKDFGAKLPPITQMLIDLSAIVMGYWWIVIPAMIGVALLLKAWVKTKKGRWVWDTVKLKVPVLGKLNRKIAIARFTETLAGAIKAGVPILRALATAAQTSGNVIIMDAVTSVSTAVKEGATLSGPLESSGQFPPIVTKMVAAGEQSGNLDEMLEEVTHFFHRDIEYTVGQLTRIMEPAMTVVVGGIVLFVLLALYMPVFNLTQVVRRP, encoded by the coding sequence ATGCCGAACTATCAATACACAGCGCGGGATCTTGCAGGAAAGATGACGTCGGGCAGTCTGCCAGCCGGAGACGTCGCTGAAGTACGCACACTTCTGCGCAACAAGAACCTGTACCTTACAACGGTGCGTGAACAGGCTGGACCGATCGAACAGCGGCCGGCCGGACTGTTCCAGCGCCGCAAGGTAAAGCTGAAGGACATGGTGGTGATGAGCCGCATGTTGGCGACGCTGGTCCGTGCCGGCCTGCCAATCGTGGAGTGCCTTTCCGCCGTATCCTCGCAGACCGAGAACATCGCGCTGGCCAACGCGCTCAAGCAGGTGAGGGTGGATGTGCTCTCCGGCATGACGCTGGCCGACTCGCTGAAGAAGCATCCCAAGATATTCAACGAGACCTACTGCTCGCTGGTTGTCGCCGGCGAAACGGGTGGCGTGCTGGACCAGACGCTGGAAGTAGCGGCAACGCAGTTTGACAAGGAAGCCGACCTGCGCGACAAAGTGAAGGCGGCGTTTGTCTATCCGATTATCGTGTTCATCGCGTCAATTCTGGTCGTGATGTTCATGCTGGTATTCATCGTCCCGGTGTTTGCCAAAGTGTACAAGGACTTTGGCGCCAAGCTCCCGCCGATAACGCAGATGCTGATCGATCTCAGCGCCATTGTCATGGGGTACTGGTGGATTGTCATCCCGGCCATGATCGGTGTAGCGCTGTTGTTGAAGGCATGGGTCAAGACAAAGAAGGGCCGATGGGTTTGGGATACCGTCAAACTGAAGGTGCCCGTACTCGGCAAGCTGAACCGCAAGATCGCAATTGCCCGGTTTACGGAAACCCTGGCGGGCGCCATCAAGGCCGGAGTGCCGATACTTCGCGCCCTGGCCACAGCGGCGCAGACTTCCGGCAACGTGATCATTATGGATGCCGTTACCAGTGTCTCCACCGCGGTCAAGGAAGGCGCTACGTTGAGTGGCCCCCTGGAGTCTTCGGGACAGTTTCCGCCGATCGTCACCAAAATGGTGGCCGCCGGCGAGCAGTCCGGAAACCTTGACGAGATGCTGGAAGAGGTGACCCACTTCTTCCATCGCGATATCGAGTACACGGTGGGCCAACTCACACGCATCATGGAACCTGCGATGACCGTGGTGGTCGGCGGCATCGTGCTCTTCGTCCTCCTGGCTCTGTACATGCCGGTATTCAACCTGACACAGGTTGTTCGCCGCCCGTAG